A genomic region of Serratia fonticola contains the following coding sequences:
- a CDS encoding DUF4222 domain-containing protein yields the protein MRKPMPKERYQDKRGQIITIKSCIFNRVIFVRVGYQAECTYPLNRFESEFTLVGEKTHD from the coding sequence ATGCGTAAACCGATGCCAAAAGAACGCTATCAAGATAAGCGTGGCCAGATCATTACCATCAAATCATGCATTTTCAATCGTGTGATATTTGTCCGGGTTGGTTATCAGGCTGAATGCACGTATCCGCTCAATCGTTTTGAGTCTGAATTTACCCTTGTCGGAGAGAAAACCCATGACTAA
- a CDS encoding host cell division inhibitor Icd-like protein: MSDHITPLTGRNFLTPNKFTWRFLAISRSDRKAKPCRMSVEAYTEREARQVLAPHFILSLAARLPVQEVSHA; the protein is encoded by the coding sequence ATGTCAGATCATATCACACCCTTAACCGGGCGGAATTTTCTCACCCCGAATAAGTTCACCTGGCGCTTTCTGGCGATATCACGCTCAGACCGCAAAGCCAAGCCTTGCCGCATGTCTGTAGAGGCATACACCGAACGCGAAGCCCGCCAAGTTCTGGCCCCTCACTTCATCCTGTCATTGGCCGCACGCCTGCCGGTTCAGGAGGTGAGCCATGCGTAA